In one Mus musculus strain C57BL/6J chromosome 19 genomic patch of type FIX, GRCm38.p6 PATCHES MG4249_PATCH genomic region, the following are encoded:
- the Slc22a12 gene encoding solute carrier family 22 member 12, whose product MAFPELLDRVGGLGRFQLFQTVALVTPILWVTTQNMLENFSAAVPHHRCWVPLLDNSTSQASIPGDLGPDVLLAVSIPPGPDQQPHQCLRFRQPQWQLTESNATATNWSDAATEPCEDGWVYDHSTFRSTIVTTWDLVCNSQALRPMAQSIFLAGILVGAAVCGHASDRFGRRRVLTWSYLLVSVSGTAAAFMPTFPLYCLFRFLLASAVAGVMMNTASLLMEWTSAQGSPLVMTLNALGFSFGQVLTGSVAYGVRSWRMLQLAVSAPFFLFFVYSWWLPESARWLITVGKLDQGLQELQRVAAVNRRKAEGDTLTMEVLRSAMEEEPSRDKAGASLGTLLHTPGLRHRTIISMLCWFAFGFTFYGLALDLQALGSNIFLLQALIGIVDFPVKTGSLLLISRLGRRLCQVSFLVLPGLCILSNILVPHGMGVLRSALAVLGLGCLGGAFTCITIFSSELFPTVIRMTAVGLCQVAARGGAMLGPLVRLLGVYGSWMPLLVYGVVPVLSGLAALLLPETKNLPLPDTIQDIQKQSVKKVTHDTPDGSILMSTRL is encoded by the exons ATGGCCTTTCCTGAACTCCTGGACCGAGTGGGGGGGCTGGGCAGGTTCCAGCTCTTCCAGACGGTGGCTCTGGTGACCCCCATTTTGTGGGTCACCACCCAGAACATGCTGGAGAACTTCTCAGCCGCAGTTCCCCACCACCGCTGTTGGGTGCCTCTCCTGGACAATAGCACCTCCCAGGCGAGTATCCCTGGGGACCTTGGACCCGATGTTCTTCTGGCCGTCTCCATCCCACCTGGTCCTGACCAGCAACCCCACCAGTGCCTCCGCTTCCGACAACCTCAATGGCAGCTTACAGAGTCCAACGCCACGGCCACCAACTGGAGTGACGCTGCCACTGAGCCATGCGAGGATGGCTGGGTTTACGACCACAGCACCTTCAGGTCCACAATCGTGACCACG TGGGACCTGGTATGTAACTCCCAGGCCCTGAGACCCATGGCCCAGTCCATCTTCCTGGCTGGAATCCTGGTAGGAGCCGCAGTGTGTGGCCATGCCTCAGATAG GTTTGGGCGCAGAAGGGTGCTGACCTGGAGCTATCTTCTGGTGTCCGTGTCCGGCACAGCAGCTGCCTTCATGCCCACCTTCCCCCTCTACTGCCTGTTTCGTTTCCTGCTGGCCTCTGCAGTGGCAGGTGTCATGATGAACACAGCCAGTCTCT TGATGGAGTGGACATCAGCCCAGGGTAGCCCTTTGGTGATGACCTTGAACGCCTTGGGCTTCAGCTTTGGGCAGGTCCTGACAGGTTCTGTGGCCTATGGTGTGCGCAGCTGGAGGATGCTACAGCTGGCTGTCTCtgcccccttcttcctcttctttgtttATTCATG GTGGCTACCAGAATCGGCACGCTGGCTCATCACGGTAGGCAAGCTGGACCAGGGCCTGCAGGAACTACAGAGGGTAGCTGCTGTCAacaggaggaaggcagagggagacacGTTGACCATGGAG GTGCTGCGGTCAGCTATGGAGGAGGAACCAAGCAGGGACAAAGCTGGTGCCAGTCTGGGCACTCTACTCCACACACCTGGGCTGCGCCACCGAACCATCATCTCCATGCTGTGCTG GTTTGCCTTTGGCTTCACCTTCTACGGCCTGGCCCTTGACCTGCAAGCCCTAGGAAGCAATATCTTCCTGCTCCAGGCACTCATCGGGATTGTGGACTTCCCGGTGAAGACAGGCAGCCTGCTGCTGATCAGCCGCTTGGGCCGGCGCCTCTGCCAGGTCAGCTTCCTGGTGCTCCCCGGACTCTGCATCCTGTCCAACATACTGGTGCCCCATG GGATGGGGGTCCTTCGCTcggccctggctgtgctggggcTGGGCTGCCTGGGGGGCGCCTTCACCTGCATCACCATCTTCTCCAGTGAGCTCTTCCCCACTGTGATCAG GATGACTGCAGTGGGCCTCTGCCAGGTGGCAGCCCGAGGGGGAGCCATGCTAGGGCCTTTGGTACGGCTGCTGGGTGTCTATGGCTCCTGGATGCCCCTGCTGGTGTATGGAGTGGTGCCAGTGTTAAGTGGCCTAGCTGCACTGCTGCTGCCTGAGACCAAGAACTTACCACTGCCTGACACCATCCAAGACATCCAGAAACA GTCAGTGAAGAAGGTAACACATGACACACCAGATGGCTCCATCCTGATGTCTACCCGGCTGTAG